The following is a genomic window from Malus sylvestris chromosome 12, drMalSylv7.2, whole genome shotgun sequence.
gaagtatgattttctttttttgaatcactcgattttattgagtattgaagaagttatgaatgtttaaactTTACCCAGTTTTTGGTGAGTTTTCGAGTTTTCCCACGGACTAGTCatctttcaggctatttttcaGCCATCGTCGACAACCATTGGGCAtccaaatagatataatcttgttctacactttcctatcttcattttgatatattatggtttgaatttggttaagaaacgattgagttacgaagcttagaaaattgcccaaactttcggccaagagtttcgagacacttaacggagtttttaacggaatgaccaaaataatggatgttggacaatttcagggatcatttctattgattttcaatctcagggaccaaagtgacgtgttatgcaaatcttaaagaccattttgactaaaaagccaaATCCAGATTTTGTTTGTAGTGACTAGATTTTCTCTTTCACAACACATTGTGGAAGAGAAAATCATTCATTAATTATAAGATTAGATGTTATATGGTGATATGAATTATGTTTGACAATTTCTTACACTACTCACTAATCTAACACGaaacaacacaaaaataaaaggttttAAACCATCTGTTTACTGTTCGAGTTGCTATCGAGTCAACCGTTAAAAATCGTTATCTTAATAGTTTTGAAGGTTATTGGCTTCTACTCCCCATCTTAGACTTCCATATATGCAAAAAATGGATTGAGCCCATCTTGGACTTAAAATAAGGTCTATCTTCCAACCAGATCCAACCATCCAAGTCCACAATGCCAATTGGCAAGGCACACAAAATATCTTATGCCTTCTTTTGTCCTCAACTCTGTCCTCCCCATCTAATATCTTACATCTCCCTCAATAGCTAGTAGTTATAATCACAAACAAACGGCCATGATCTAACACCAAGTGGGCAAAGTGGGCCAGGCACATAACACAACAGCTTCGTGATCCTCACTGCACCAGATCATTATCCATAAATCCAACCAACCCCAGGGGCACTTCTGTCATAAAAATATCCAAATTTTCTTCATAAACCCTGAATCCCCAAGTTTTAAAAATatcctcttcttctttgcaaCCTTATTGGTAAATAAGCAAAACTAAAATCAGAGCGAAACCACCATGACTGCCTCCACAGCTTCCCTcactcttccttctctctcccccAAAACCCTAGCCTTCTACACTCCCAAACCCGCCTCAATCTATCTCTACTAGGCTGCCTCCTTCGCCCTAACGCTCGGCTGCAAACCCATTTCAATTTCAGCTTTATTTCTCAACTCCGGGAGATGCCTCCCCTGACCTCAAACTCTTTGTGGATAACCTTCCCTTCAATGTCGATAGTGTTCAGCTCGCTGGTATCTTCGAGAGCGCTGGAAATGTCTAGATGGTCGAGGTAATTCCTTGTTTTCACTCGAAATTTTGTAACTTTTACttgaaatttggttgaaaagTGAAATCGGTTGTTGTTGGTTTAGTGTTTTGTGGGTTAAATTTGgagggttttattttttatttttttatatatgataAGACGACCGGAAGAAGCAGGGGATTTGGGTTTGTGACTATGTCAAGTGTTCAAGAAGCTGAATTTGCTGCTCGCCAGCTAAATGGCTATGTAAGTCTTCATATTTAAGCCTGACCATTTAATGACATTTTCTTATATATGTGACATTTTCTTATATATGCGAAAGTGTGTGAAATTTCGTGAACTCAGATGTTATTCGTAGTCGTAgagtaatttttaatttttagccaAAATTTAGCATTTCAATTCATAAAtatcaatttttattaaaaatttcaaatatagCAAAAAGACCAAGTAAATAGACTCAAATGCCCTCACCATTGAAAATTGTATAAATGTAAACTAACAAGAGATGGCATTCTTTTCGATTTTACAGTTTGAATGTCTGATAATATCCAGATCCCaatctaaaaaaattagaatgaaCGAAAAAAGATTGAGCAAAAATAACTGTCAAATTCATTTCTTACTTGATAAAGCTACAACATAGGTCATAATGATAATTTCATAGAACAAaatttttgcatatttttgtgTAACAATTAACTGGTATTTTAGTATTAGGGTTTTGACGGCAATGACAAAGAATGACGAAGTTTGATCTCATTGATTGTTtattttctcccaagaaaatgagCTTATAAATTCAATCTTAGCATGGAACATATACACTTTTTAATCGATTGCATAAAAAAGTATATATTCATATGaaaaaagttttgatttttttcaatgcCGCAGCTAACCATGTATTCATGGCTTGTTCTATATGCCTGCAACTGGTCCTCGACCTTTTCCATCCCCATTCCTCGTTGAACAACCATGCAAAAACTTTGAAAGGGTTTTGTGTTCTAAGTGGTAATTAGAATTTAATTTAGAGAATATATAAGTCTATTCAGTTGAGTTTTCTgctatatttgaattttttttataaacactGACATTTATGAATTGGGTGACCAAATTTTGGCTATAAACGATAAAAACCCGTTGTCATATTTATTAAACATTCATTTGTTGAAACTTGTTCGAGATTTGTCATATTGAACAATTGTTTTATGGAGCTTAGTCTCTGGGCTTTTGTAGCGTATAATTTTTTACGGCCGTGATTGCTTATTACCGTGTTGATTGTTCCAAGTCTTGAAGTCATTGGTTACAGTTTTAGTTGAGATCCCTGTTTGTTGTATATAACTATGTTAGCAAGAGTTTCATGGCATTATCGTGAAAACAATTTTATTGATAGATGTTTGAAACTTGGTCGATGTTTATTTCATTATGAAAAGGTTGTTTTGTAGCTCTGTGTTGCATTTCTTGATGTTGGTTTTTCAGTGTAGTGATTGGTTGAGTTCCGTATTTAATTTTGCTGAGTCTTGCCATCATTTGGTTGCATTGCATTCATGAGAACCCTGTATATCATATCTAAAAGGCTTATATCGTATCTAATAAATACTTTATTGCATTTGGCAAGAACTTGATGGCAGGGCATTGAGGGTAAACTATGGACCTCTTCCTCCTCGGACTGAGGTTTCCTCTTTCAGAGGTGCCAGAGGTCCCagaggtggtggtggaggtTATGACTCTAACAACCGCCTTTACGTGGGTAACCTTGCATGGGGTGTTGACAATTTGGCTCTTGAGAACTTGTTTAGTGAGCAAGGAAAGGTTTTGGAAGCCAAGGTAGTTTATGACAGGGACAGTGGCAGATCGATGGGTTTCAGTTTTGTAACTTATGATACTGCTGATCAAATGAACAGTGTCATTGAATCGTTGGATGAAGTTGTACGTATATCATTACCTCTCCTTAACCATATTGTTTCCAATTATATGTACAATCTTTGTGTTTCTAAATTTTGTTTTCTACAGGACTTGTATGGAAGATCTATCTAAGTGACTGCGGCAGAACCTAAGTCGAGGCgtcaattttaaatataaaacgtTGTAAAGTCATTGGCTAACAGAATACTTGATGTATAGCTTCCAACCTATCGTAAATGTTTGATTCTGCCTTTTTCTTCCTTATACAGGATATGGTAtacatcatttatatataactGTGCTGGTACATCATTATGGGGTTCTATTATAAATCCTACATGCATTTATGGTATTAAACAGTGTTTGTccgattaattaataatttattttgcgtcggatttcttttccttccttttgCATGTATGATCCTAATATCTGTTGTTCTTCATTACAGGTTGTTAAGATTGTAGCTGTGCCCCTCATTGTTGTTTGTCAAGAATGACAAGATCATGCTGCCTTGTGCCACGGTTGGTTTCGTGAGCGTTATTGGGGGTTTTTTGAGATTTATATTCCGAATGTCTTAGCCAAGTTAAAGAACTGATTTGTGATCAACTTTTTTTAACAGTTTATGGATTTGGTACATCAAAAGCATTATTGCATATTCTGCCTTCCCTTTATCATTGAAGGTAGAGTTGGCAAATGGTTGGTTTAGTTGGTTTGGGTTTGGCTGATCACAATTTGATTTTTTAAATGTCACCCAAATCCAACCTATTAAGCCAATGAGTGGAAATTGTTGAATTCAAAATGACCCGTTCTGTTAACGAGTTAAatgtttcacccgttaacaaacGCTCCAAATGCTCCCCTGTAATATGTTAAATTACACGTAttttaaaacttgaaaaaacattaCATGTATTATACATATACAATGTACATACTTTTTAGGTTAAATACATGTTATTTTCACGTATTTTTCAATCATGTGTATAAATCTCTCGTGACATACATGCATTTCAAACATCATATTgaatacatataaaaaaatattaaaattttaaaaagaccAAAATTTTCGAAGTATTACTGTTGAATAATAAATCTATATATTTTTCCTGTGTGCCACTTGAGCACTCAAATATTTTTACGAAATTCAAACAGAATGATGATATTGATGTGCACATTCATACCTCATGGATGATCTTAACATATAATGAAATCGATGGATCAAAATGAGGAGAAGGGTAATTGAGAAGAGGTGGGCACACCTGACTAGGATCTGTTTCGCTCCAAAACCATAATCAAaccaattaaaatataatagttTGATTTGGTTaggttttgacaaaaatttccAGAGAAACTAAACCGaaccaacttttttttaatttttttatcaacatTCTAGCCTAACATGCCACGACAACAATTCAAGAATTTGTTACATATTATGCTTATAGTACATCAAACAATCCTAACATTCAACATACTATCAAACTTTTTTcaatacaatgatatatttatattaagggAGGGGATTTGGGCTAATTACACAATGGGTCAGCGATAATAAATTTGTATCAATCTCGGTATCAACAAGAGATAAACCTAAAACCTACACATACAAGTGAAAACGAGTGCCACTAAACTGAACTTTAAACTTTAGTACATAATATAGTTACAACTCAAATATCTTCAATGTTCCATCATCAACCTCCAAGTTCAATATTTTTACCTAGTTATTAGCTAATGAAAAGGCTACATGTGTAATATAAAATCATTAAAATACCAATGTATAagtgattggtccacttcaatgtaGATCAGTTTACAAAAGCTCAAACCGTAATCAAACCAATTCATTGTGGTTTGGTTTGGCTTTTGAACcgtttgattttattttgtgctcaaaatcaaaatcaaaccaaactggCCACTACGATTCATATGTGCCCATTGTGATTGATGCAATGAGATTGACGCCCACCCTTAAATTTGAAGGCATTTTGTGATAAGAAGCTTATTTGATATAACTAGTAGCATGAAAGATCAGTTAACTTGAAGCCTCACCAACTTTGGAACTTACTTACCTCTCTCTATTTGGCGATGATGATATCATTTCCTGGAATTGGGATTCATTTGGAAAACTTAATCTCCTACCCAAGTTGGTGACTTTCCTCTACATTGTACATCATGGGAAAATGCTCACTAATGTGTAGAGAGCTAGAAGAGGTTTTACTAATAACCATTGATGTCTAATTTGGCCTACTAAAGACGAATCAATAGATTACATCATGAGGAGTTGTAGGCACTCTCTTTTTCTTTGGAATGGTGTTGGAATTCCCTTTGAAGTTGGCCATTCCTTTGCTCTTGATTTTCAAAGCTGGATAACTATAAACCTTTAAACTCAATGCACTTCCATATATGGCTTACCCTGGAGCCTTATCTTTGCTTCAACTCTCTGGTTTTGTTGGAAATGGAGGAACAATTTTGTGTTCAATGATGGTCAACAACCTCTTCTCTGACCACAAAATTCCATTTTTCACTTTGCAAGGGACTGGTTTACTGCCAATGAATGTTCTTCTAGTAAGTCTTCTAGATAAATTATTTCTATCCTTTGGATCAGTCAGTTAATTTGTGGATACAAAATTAATAATGATGGAAGCTGTAAAGACTTGGTTAGCCACATAAGTGTTGGAGGTTTTGCTTCGTAACTTCGAAGGGGATTGGATTAAGGGCTTTGCAGCTAACTTGGGTAGAGGAACCATCGTGGAAAATGGGCTTTGAGGTGTTTACATGAGTCTCACTATGACTTGGGATGAGAGATGTGGGGATGTGATTATTGAATGGGACTCTTGTGCTATTGTTACCTTGATCTAACAACCTAATTTGGTCTTGCACCTGCTTTACAATCTCATAAAAGACTGCAAAGAAGCTATCAAAAGAAGTTAGAGATGGGAAGTCACTCATATCTATAGAGAAAAGAATGTCTCAGCTGACCACATAGCTGATTTGGGCCATGACGTGTCCCTTAGTCTTCATGTTTTGTTTCTCCTCCTACCACTGCTACTAATTTTTTAGATTATGATACTATTGGCAGGGCCCTTCTTAGGGCTATCCGCCTAGTCTTTTCTGTTATGTTTGCTGGGCTTTGCTCTcttctttataaaaaaagaagaagatataaCTAGTAACAGTAAATTTAAAATtcattgttttcaatttttcttaacaaatcaAATCTTGACGTTCATGGGGTTGTAATAGTCTAAAAAAGCTGTTTAATCTTACAATTTTTTATATCCCTAATATTTATAAGAaccattttttttatgatttacaATCATATATTTAGACTAAACATAGGGGGCTAGCTTGCTTCTACTCATGGCGGGCGGGCGAAGGGTCCAAAGGACACGTAGCCGGGGGCGAGTCACTAAACCTAATAGTTCCTCCTTAGCGCAAGCACTAAGAAAGCTAAAGTTCCATTAGAGAGTTCCACGGGGTAAAACCTCTTCAGGGAATATAAGGTTTTCATGAGGTTGATCTTAAGCTGCCATCCAAGCATGAATACCTTCACTTAAGAGAATATTTTTGGTGTAGAAAGTCTCAAAATTCAGGATCTTCCGTTGCATGAAATTTCTAAGAAATGAAGTCATAGGTGCGCCATCTTCAGATAAAGTATTTTCTATGGTAGCGCCATGAATGGAAAATAACAGAGCAACACCCAAATCCTTCTTCAATAGCAGTATCACTACTAATGAAAACAACCCCTACATTCTCATTCTCATGATTCAATGCTATTCATTTTACACCGTCGGCGAATCCAACCACTTCTTGCAATCAATGAAATTTGAACCTAATGTCTTTCACTTATTAGTGAAAATGATAACAAGCATTGTAGAACAAGACATTTACAAGTGATCAATACAAGAAATatctcaaaaaataataaataactaaaatatgaAATTCCCCGAAATTGTTGATTGCA
Proteins encoded in this region:
- the LOC126592430 gene encoding 29 kDa ribonucleoprotein A, chloroplastic-like isoform X2, coding for MPPLTSNSLWITFPSMSIVFSSLVSSRALEMSRWSRALRVNYGPLPPRTEVSSFRGARGPRGGGGGYDSNNRLYVGNLAWGVDNLALENLFSEQGKVLEAKVVYDRDSGRSMGFSFVTYDTADQMNSVIESLDEVDLYGRSI
- the LOC126592430 gene encoding 29 kDa ribonucleoprotein A, chloroplastic-like isoform X1, which translates into the protein MPPLTSNSLWITFPSMSIVFSSLVSSRALEMSRWSRALRVNYGPLPPRTEVSSFRGARGPRGGGGGYDSNNRLYVGNLAWGVDNLALENLFSEQGKVLEAKVVYDRDSGRSMGFSFVTYDTADQMNSVIESLDEVVVKIVAVPLIVVCQE